CTTAACACCACaatttccattccttaaatgaacggcctttcggcaattgcgaatattttcaaatacgtgtaacatcttcggatattttcggatcgcgaatcatcgcataTTTAACAATTGCAAATTGTATTGTTACTGCTTTAACTGCGTCAGCTGAAAAGTGTTcatttatgatttgttaaatgtattgttgtcaatgGCGTTTCAAATTTACGTTAACAAGTGTTTTAACGTCTAAACTACGCAGTGCTTAATTTTTCCCCGCGCTTTATGTCGTCAAATGATTAACTGTGTGCGGTTtcggtcgggtcgttctataTACAGAATAGATGAGAAAGAATAACtgtaatgttttcttaaataaaatgaacttatttaacaattctggaaagaaataatgagctatttgtgtacatataagtaatgaattgagTAATTGGTGttattatcggggatatgaacgcttCGGACACTACACTCTTTAACCAGCACAAATGCTttcataccctgataatgacatttATCACGCAATtaaattcttatattataagttGAGAATCTAGAATGGGAATCTTCAgtattttaaaagcatattaTTAACAATCGTATTTTAGGTTATTGTGTCTCCTTAAGTAAACGCAAATAagtgtttgtattaaataaaagttttgtttacaatatatttagtTGTTACATGTGCACTTTAGGAATCGGTGTAGACGACATGTTTATATTACTATCTGGTCTGGTTACTGCTGGATTTTCCGACTCCTCGGAACAACGATTTGGAACAATGATGAGGCATAGTGGAGTAGCAATAACAATCACATCACTGACTAACATCATTGCATTCGGATGCGGCGCTTCTTCTACGTTCAAAAGTGTTCGAAACTTTTGTGTGTATACAGGTATACGCctttgaaatgtgtttaacAACCATTTTATAATATGCGATTAATAAAAATgctgtttacatttttgtagTATGAATTTTCACCTTCCAACACTGTTTCCTTGAGGATTTCATTTTTCAGGCGTTGCAGTGATCTTCTGCTACATAAACCAAGCAAGTTTCTTTTCGGCATGGATTGCTTTGAACGAAAAGCGGATTGAACAAAGAAAACACGTTGTTCTTTGCTGTAAGTCAACAAAGTCAAAGACACAGTCCAAACAGGAGAGAGCATCAAAGATGACAATATTTTGCTGTGCAGGTCAGAAACCGTCAGAGGAAAAAGACATTGATAGCTTCTTGGAACGTTTTCCAAAATGGGTTCTCCCTAAAATAGTAAAGCCCTtagcaatgaaaataataattttgtttgcttttgcTGCTTACTTAGGAGTAGCTATTTGGGGCGTTATCAATTTGAAGCAAGGTCTTGCGATTAGTAATCTCGTTTCTAAAGAATCATATTTCTTCAAATTTAACAAATGGGAGGTAGACTACTTTTCTGAACATATACCGATCATGTTCGTCGTCGACAATAAAGTAACCTATTCTTCAGCGAAagtacaaaatgaaattcagaaTCTCTTAAATGCCGCGTCTTCTAATGAGTTTATGACAAACACGACCATTTCCTGGTTAGATGCATACACatcttcaatattttataacgaTACCAATGAAGCATCTTTCATAGTTGGTATTTATTCTTTTCTCTTAGATCCGATTAATTCCCGTTTTGAGCATGACATTAAGATATCAGAAGACAACCAAACTATTGTTGCATCTCGCTTCTATGTGTTCACCATTACTATTGCTGATTCTCAAGATTCGGGGAAAATGATGACAGATATGAGAAAAATTGCAAATGACGAAAAGAAATTGTCGGTTATTGTTTTTGCCCCATCGTTTATTTTCTATGAACAGTATGTAGAAATTTTGCCTCAAACAGTGCAGACACTTGGAATGTCTCTAGGAGCTGTTTTCCTGGTCACATTGTTCTTTATGCCGCACCCTCTActcttgttttatattctgATCACCATGGTGATGATAATTACTGGAATAATAGGTTTTATGCATCACTGGGGACTGACTCTTAGTTCGATTACAATGATCCATCTAATAATGAGCGTAGGTTTTTCTATTGACTACACAGCACACATATGTCACGCATTTATGGTTGCCGACGGGCAAACGCGTGAAGAAAGAGCACAGCTCGCGTTGAAAACGGCCGGCGCACCAATCTTTAATGGCGCTATTTCCTCTCTAATTGGTATTATTATGCTGTCTATCGCCaagtcatatatatttcaatccttttttcaagttatgtttttGGTAATTGCATTTGGCTTATTTCATTCTGTATTGTTTCTGCCCGTTATATTGTCATTTATTGGGCCAAATAAAAGCAAAAGTAAGACCCAGAATATTGGACGCGTTTCCCTACATGAGTTACCGATGACCCACCCAAACagcatttcaaaagaaaatagtaCCCGTTATTCCATTGCAAATGTTGAACCATGGAGGGATTTACCACCTCCATCGCCGGTACAAAACCGTGATGAACtatataacattgataaaacatcatcTGACCATAGCGTTGCTTCTAATGTAAGTAAACGGGATATCCCGATGCGCATGCGACAGACAACACCCGTGACTGTTATATATACAGGAAAAGAAGGAGATACACGTTTACTTTACTTATGACCAAAATTCATTCAAATCTGTCACTATTAAAAATGATGGCGaatatatatactagtatattacCAAACTTAATTGTACGTACCTTGTATCCTCAAGAAAAAGTATAAACTGACACTTGCGCCGAGTTGACTGTTGTGAGGCCAATGCCATGCTCATATGCCCATTTATTCAAACAAGTCAAAGGTCCTTGGTATCTACATTTATCACAATATAAATtagaaaacacacacaattaaattatgtttacaattaaCTCACGTCAAAACTAACACTTCTCAGATAAATAAACAGCTTTCTAACAAAAGATTACTGTTGTGTCATGGTGCGTCAAGGGAAAAAGACATGCATTTCCAAAATAGCAATTCTGCTAAAACGCTGTgcttaaataaattttcaaaaacctATTCGTACAATCTCCTCTTCAGTTTCAAGGAGCTGGAACTGCTTTTGATAAACGATGTTAATATTACGCTGCAATTAGTTTTAACACgtatttcaaaggaaacaaCGCCTTCTTACTAATAAAATACTTTGCATGTTGCAAACAATTATCCATACACATTGAGATCCATTATCCTTATGGATATTTATCTTGTTAGGAACAATACTCAATATTGTAATACAGCCTTCTCATATGTTGGTATGTCAGACATGTCGCTCCCTTAACCGGATTAAAGCAGGAACATAGGTTATATCTTATGCTCAATCAAGTCTGAGTTGTTCTGTAACTTATACATCAATACTGTTATTATAGTgtaagaaattatttattgaaatacctGTAGGGTGTTTCTTTctattgtgtttttatatattattattatctgaGCACctgttttaaaagaatttaTGTTGTATTAGAAATTATTTGCACGTAAAGATATCATTGTTTATTACTTAGTGATATGTTTGCATAGAAGACTGCATTGTGAAAAAGATAGTAAGTCTTAATGTGTCATGTGTTGGtaataatagtattattttttctattattattattattattattattaaaatttatatattctaTAATTAAAATCATGATTTACGACAGTTTAAGTGATCGCAAACATGAGTTTAGCTTATAAACTGTCTATTTGTTTGGTAATCCAACTTATTTCTATTACTCATACATTATGTCTTGTTATTTTGCTATTAAATTTGGTTTCATCGAGTTAGGTTTGTTATCTTTTCAGTGGAATACACAAAAAACAGTGTGTCAATTTTACTCTTATAGTAATcttataaatatgaaacaaatcatataccgaaaaaaacactttcacaTTTAAGGCATTGAACAGTATGCATGAAGAGTTGAAATTAATAAatctttttattttgcttttaaaaatggtTAACATAGAATGTTTTGCGGAAAAACTATTTTCTTGAGTTTTGCCTTACTCgctatattttgaaaatataataagaactatttgttaatacaatattattaaagttatatattattatttccaATAACTTGGTCCGATATTGCGATGttgatgtgttgttttttatgtgcATAGGACAGAATTGTCTTATTAGTTATGcaaattcatatattaaaa
Above is a genomic segment from Mya arenaria isolate MELC-2E11 chromosome 2, ASM2691426v1 containing:
- the LOC128209500 gene encoding patched domain-containing protein 3-like isoform X3; the encoded protein is MMLGFAGVTAAVLGIVASFGLVSASGMSFVSIVGNSPFLILGIGVDDMFILLSGLVTAGFSDSSEQRFGTMMRHSGVAITITSLTNIIAFGCGASSTFKSVRNFCVYTGVAVIFCYINQASFFSAWIALNEKRIEQRKHVVLCCKSTKSKTQSKQERASKMTIFCCAGQKPSEEKDIDSFLERFPKWVLPKIVKPLAMKIIILFAFAAYLGVAIWGVINLKQGLAISNLVSKESYFFKFNKWEVDYFSEHIPIMFVVDNKVTYSSAKVQNEIQNLLNAASSNEFMTNTTISWLDAYTSSIFYNDTNEASFIVGIYSFLLDPINSRFEHDIKISEDNQTIVASRFYVFTITIADSQDSGKMMTDMRKIANDEKKLSVIVFAPSFIFYEQYVEILPQTVQTLGMSLGAVFLVTLFFMPHPLLLFYILITMVMIITGIIGFMHHWGLTLSSITMIHLIMSVGFSIDYTAHICHAFMVADGQTREERAQLALKTAGAPIFNGAISSLIGIIMLSIAKSYIFQSFFQVMFLVIAFGLFHSVLFLPVILSFIGPNKSKSKTQNIGRVSLHELPMTHPNSISKENSTRYSIANVEPWRDLPPPSPVQNRDELYNIDKTSSDHSVASNVSKRDIPMRMRQTTPVTVIYTGKEGDTRLLYL
- the LOC128209500 gene encoding patched domain-containing protein 3-like isoform X2, giving the protein MDTIKETRNCVCHERVEKAIGDAFYRYANRMMLGFAGVTAAVLGIVASFGLVSASGMSFVSIVGNSPFLILGIGVDDMFILLSGLVTAGFSDSSEQRFGTMMRHSGVAITITSLTNIIAFGCGASSTFKSVRNFCVYTGVAVIFCYINQASFFSAWIALNEKRIEQRKHVVLCCKSTKSKTQSKQERASKMTIFCCAGQKPSEEKDIDSFLERFPKWVLPKIVKPLAMKIIILFAFAAYLGVAIWGVINLKQGLAISNLVSKESYFFKFNKWEVDYFSEHIPIMFVVDNKVTYSSAKVQNEIQNLLNAASSNEFMTNTTISWLDAYTSSIFYNDTNEASFIVGIYSFLLDPINSRFEHDIKISEDNQTIVASRFYVFTITIADSQDSGKMMTDMRKIANDEKKLSVIVFAPSFIFYEQYVEILPQTVQTLGMSLGAVFLVTLFFMPHPLLLFYILITMVMIITGIIGFMHHWGLTLSSITMIHLIMSVGFSIDYTAHICHAFMVADGQTREERAQLALKTAGAPIFNGAISSLIGIIMLSIAKSYIFQSFFQVMFLVIAFGLFHSVLFLPVILSFIGPNKSKSKTQNIGRVSLHELPMTHPNSISKENSTRYSIANVEPWRDLPPPSPVQNRDELYNIDKTSSDHSVASNVSKRDIPMRMRQTTPVTVIYTGKEGDTRLLYL
- the LOC128209500 gene encoding patched domain-containing protein 3-like isoform X1, which produces MDTIKETRNCVCHERVEKAIGDAFYRYGKLIFRHPVKIIVIILILNGALGVGMIMLKDDIDVSRVYTPMNSQATKDEESILALFPDRSETEFYSYQTVNQPRYATVYVRAVDGNVVSQSNLYKLKTIVDIVNFTIDEVPFEQICARRSGACVIDGSVFLTRYFSACVAGNNVTYPYFTDKNGIPTDIEPLLGEVNVSDKTLQGSSYLKLQFYLRSESSYSIEKVQAWQDKFIENMKNFRSSNLKVAYAHTDSLGNELNANIGGDIALFSATFTLMITYACIATFAASNDCVANRMMLGFAGVTAAVLGIVASFGLVSASGMSFVSIVGNSPFLILGIGVDDMFILLSGLVTAGFSDSSEQRFGTMMRHSGVAITITSLTNIIAFGCGASSTFKSVRNFCVYTGVAVIFCYINQASFFSAWIALNEKRIEQRKHVVLCCKSTKSKTQSKQERASKMTIFCCAGQKPSEEKDIDSFLERFPKWVLPKIVKPLAMKIIILFAFAAYLGVAIWGVINLKQGLAISNLVSKESYFFKFNKWEVDYFSEHIPIMFVVDNKVTYSSAKVQNEIQNLLNAASSNEFMTNTTISWLDAYTSSIFYNDTNEASFIVGIYSFLLDPINSRFEHDIKISEDNQTIVASRFYVFTITIADSQDSGKMMTDMRKIANDEKKLSVIVFAPSFIFYEQYVEILPQTVQTLGMSLGAVFLVTLFFMPHPLLLFYILITMVMIITGIIGFMHHWGLTLSSITMIHLIMSVGFSIDYTAHICHAFMVADGQTREERAQLALKTAGAPIFNGAISSLIGIIMLSIAKSYIFQSFFQVMFLVIAFGLFHSVLFLPVILSFIGPNKSKSKTQNIGRVSLHELPMTHPNSISKENSTRYSIANVEPWRDLPPPSPVQNRDELYNIDKTSSDHSVASNVSKRDIPMRMRQTTPVTVIYTGKEGDTRLLYL